One Panicum virgatum strain AP13 chromosome 9K, P.virgatum_v5, whole genome shotgun sequence genomic region harbors:
- the LOC120651462 gene encoding peroxidase 15-like yields the protein MMCALFQQEHVRLSSGVCGTNKRTVCRAAKLDKKTHAHVCIISKQCTHPKWGILLGRLDGRTANFTGASNLPSSFDNLTVLEKKFRDVRLNTVDLVALSGAHTFGRAQCQFVTDRLYNFSGTGRPDPTLNSGYRAFLAQRCPLNGNGSVLTNLDPTTPDTFDKNYYTYLEVNRGLLDSDQILKSAPEAQGVTAPIVDQFARSQDAFFKSFAHPSMGEIRCNCRKVNDG from the exons ATGATGTGTGCATTATTTCAACAGGAACACGTACGCCTATCATCAGGCGTATGCGGAACAAATAAAAGAACGGTTTGTCGTGCTGCAAAATTAGACAAAAAGACCCATGCGCATGTGTGCATTATTTCCAAACAATGCACACATCCAAAGTGGGGCATCCTGCTGGGAAGACTGGACGGCCGGACGGCCAACTTCACAGGCGCATCCAACCTGCCATCGTCCTTCGACAACCTCACCGTACTCGAGAAGAAGTTCAGGGACGTACGCCTTAACACCGTCGACCTGGTCGCCCTCTCAG GGGCCCACACATTTGGCCGGGCACAATGTCAGTTCGTCACGGACCGGCTCTACAACTTCAGCGGCACGGgccggcccgacccgaccctCAACTCCGGGTACCGGGCTTTCCTTGCCCAAAGGTGCCCACTGAACGGCAATGGATCGGTCCTGACCAACCTCGATCCGACGACACCAGACACCTTCGACAAGAACTACTACACCTACCTTGAGGTGAACCGAGGCCTCCTCGACTCCGATCAGATCCTCAAGTCCGCGCCCGAGGCGCAGGGCGTCACGGCACCCATCGTCGACCAGTTTGCGAGGAGCCAGGATGCCTTCTTCAAGAGCTTTGCACACCCCTCCATGGGGGAAATCCGTTGCAACTGCAGGAAGGTTAACGATGGCTGA
- the LOC120651461 gene encoding protein NRT1/ PTR FAMILY 8.3-like isoform X1, translating to MEDEERRSRPRGSQQSAGSPAFLALGGSSEEMASTGTTTCCMPSFAVEVVGDGAPQSAECSSPVVLKDNTMAEAAIQLTTVVAAGGRQPLQDYERHTCNGSVDIRGDPASKKHTGKWRACYSILGGEFCGALAYYAVGTNLVSYLTKVQKQSNVAAASNIASWQGTCYLTPILGAFLADSYWGRHRTIVISLMIFTIGMVLLTLSAVVPASMHTMVIPPQELLPSLGLFLTALGLGGMWPCVPTFGADQFDDTDATEKVQKELYYNWYFFAVNGGFFIASTLLVWVQDNCGWGWGFGIPTLFSATGIVGFLACMKLYRYQKPGGSALTRICQVVVAATRKINVDVPDDSSLLYEMPGKEAAIVGSRKLMHTDGLRFFDRAATITASDETSSSIPSPWKLCTVTQVEELKILARMLPVLLAGIIFNTAEAFFPLFIEQGQVMDNHIDGFSIPPATLTTFNCLCILILAPSYNKVLVPVLSRITGTKRGLSELQRIGVGMVFSMLSLVSAALVEMVRLDIAKEGGLVHHNSAVPMNILWQGPQYFFIGVAKVFTVVGFIEFAYEQSPDAMRSLCQACSLIMITLGSYLVSVILKFINSVTGERWSHGWIPENLNEGHLDLFFWLMAGMQLLNVLVFAYSASRYKRKLAS from the exons ATGGAAGACGAGGAACGGCGGAGCCGGCCTCGCGGAAGCCAACAGAGTGCTGGTTCACCTGCTTTCCTGGCTCTAGGCGGCAGCAGCGAGGAGATGGCGTCGACCGGCACCACCACCTGCTGCATGCCCAGCTTCGCCGTGGAGGTCGTCGGAGACGGAGCTCCACAGTCTGCCGAGTGCTCGTCGCCAGTGGTACTCAAAGACAACACCATGGCGGAGGCCGCCATCCAGCTCACTACTGttgtcgccgccggtggccgccAGCCG TTGCAGGACTATGAACGGCATACCTGCAATGGCTCTGTTGATATCAGAGGCGATCCAGCTTCTAAGAAACATACTGGAAAATGGAGAGCCTGCTACTCCATTCTAG GTGGCGAGTTTTGCGGTGCTTTAGCGTACTATGCAGTTGGGACAAACCTTGTGAGTTATCTGACCAAGGTGCAGAAGCAAAGCAATGTTGCTGCAGCGAGCAATATCGCTTCGTGGCAGGGCACCTGCTACCTCACTCCTATTCTTGGAGCATTCTTGGCAGATTCATACTGGGGCAGACATCGAACTATTGTGATTTCCCTGATGATCTTTACCATT GGAATGGTTCTGCTTACACTTTCAGCAGTTGTTCCAGCAAGCATGCACACAATGGTGATCCCACCTCAGGAACTTTTGCCTTCACTGGGCCTGTTCCTGACTGCTCTAGGCTTAGGTGGAATGTGGCCATGTGTTCCCACATTTGGAGCTGACCAGTTCGATGACACAGATGCCACAGAGAAGGTGCAGAAGGAGCTATATTACAACTGGTACTTCTTCGCCGTCAATGGCGGTTTCTTCATTGCCAGCACACTCCTCGTGTGGGTGCAGGACAACTGTGGATGGGGATGGGGCTTTGGGATCCCTACGCTGTTCTCAGCGACCGGTATTGTTGGGTTTCTTGCATGTATGAAGCTTTACAGGTACCAGAAACCGGGAGGAAGCGCCCTCACTAGGATTTGCCAGGTTGTCGTTGCAGCCACTCGCAAGATCAATGTGGATGTGCCAGATGATAGCTCTCTTCTGTATGAAATGCCTGGAAAGGAGGCAGCAATCGTAGGGAGCAGGAAACTGATGCATACTGATGGACTAAG GTTCTTTGATCGAGCTGCCACTATCACTGCCTCTGACGAAACATCTAGTAGTATACCTAGTCCATGGAAGCTTTGCACAGTGACACAAGTGGAGGAACTGAAGATCTTGGCAAGAATGTTGCCTGTCCTACTAGCTGGCATAATTTTCAACACTGCTGAAGCTTTCTTCCCTCTGTTCATCGAGCAAGGACAAGTCATGGACAACCATATCGATGGTTTTTCCATTCCTCCAGCCACTCTGACGACCTTCAATTGTCTCTGTATCCTCATCTTGGCTCCATCTTACAACAAAGTTCTCGTTCCAGTTCTAAGTAGGATCACTGGCACGAAGAGAGGTCTGTCTGAACTCCAACGAATTGGTGTCGGTATGGTTTTCTCTATGCTTTCGCTTGTTTCAGCAGCACTGGTAGAGATGGTGCGCCTCGACATCGCGAAGGAGGGAGGCCTAGTGCACCATAATTCTGCGGTCCCGATGAATATCCTGTGGCAGGGACCACAGTATTTCTTCATAGGTGTAGCAAAAGTATTCACTGTGGTCGGTTTCATCGAATTTGCGTATGAGCAGTCTCCTGATGCAATGAGAAGCTTGTGTCAGGCTTGCTCTCTCATCATGATCACGCTTGGGAGCTACCTAGTCTCTGTCATTCTGAAATTCATCAATTCAGTGACAGGGGAAAGATGGAGCCATGGCTGGATCCCGGAGAACCTCAATGAAGGGCATCTGGATCTATTCTTCTGGTTGATGGCAGGAATGCAGCTGCTGAATGTGCTTGTATTTGCGTATAGTGCCTCGAGGTACAAGCGCAAACTAGCTAGTTAA
- the LOC120651463 gene encoding peroxidase 32-like, translating into MAVAALCLHGAAAQLCEDYHDDSCPGAYDIVKKVLVDAHRSDVRIFASLIRLHFHDCFVQVLYLHRPRAMATRP; encoded by the coding sequence ATGGCGGTGGCCGCGCTGTGCCTCCACGGCGCGGCGGCCCAGCTGTGCGAGGACTACCACGACGACTCGTGCCCCGGCGCCTACGACATTGTGAAGAAGGTGCTCGTCGACGCCCACCGGTCCGACGTCCGGATCTTTGCCAGCCTCATCCGCCTCCATttccacgactgcttcgtcCAGGTGCTGTACCTTCACCGGCCGCGCGCCATGGCAACCCGGCCATGA
- the LOC120651461 gene encoding protein NRT1/ PTR FAMILY 8.3-like isoform X2: MEDEERRSRPRGSQQSAGSPAFLALGGSSEEMASTGTTTCCMPSFAVEVVGDGAPQSAECSSPVVLKDNTMAEAAIQLTTVVAAGGRQPDYERHTCNGSVDIRGDPASKKHTGKWRACYSILGGEFCGALAYYAVGTNLVSYLTKVQKQSNVAAASNIASWQGTCYLTPILGAFLADSYWGRHRTIVISLMIFTIGMVLLTLSAVVPASMHTMVIPPQELLPSLGLFLTALGLGGMWPCVPTFGADQFDDTDATEKVQKELYYNWYFFAVNGGFFIASTLLVWVQDNCGWGWGFGIPTLFSATGIVGFLACMKLYRYQKPGGSALTRICQVVVAATRKINVDVPDDSSLLYEMPGKEAAIVGSRKLMHTDGLRFFDRAATITASDETSSSIPSPWKLCTVTQVEELKILARMLPVLLAGIIFNTAEAFFPLFIEQGQVMDNHIDGFSIPPATLTTFNCLCILILAPSYNKVLVPVLSRITGTKRGLSELQRIGVGMVFSMLSLVSAALVEMVRLDIAKEGGLVHHNSAVPMNILWQGPQYFFIGVAKVFTVVGFIEFAYEQSPDAMRSLCQACSLIMITLGSYLVSVILKFINSVTGERWSHGWIPENLNEGHLDLFFWLMAGMQLLNVLVFAYSASRYKRKLAS, translated from the exons ATGGAAGACGAGGAACGGCGGAGCCGGCCTCGCGGAAGCCAACAGAGTGCTGGTTCACCTGCTTTCCTGGCTCTAGGCGGCAGCAGCGAGGAGATGGCGTCGACCGGCACCACCACCTGCTGCATGCCCAGCTTCGCCGTGGAGGTCGTCGGAGACGGAGCTCCACAGTCTGCCGAGTGCTCGTCGCCAGTGGTACTCAAAGACAACACCATGGCGGAGGCCGCCATCCAGCTCACTACTGttgtcgccgccggtggccgccAGCCG GACTATGAACGGCATACCTGCAATGGCTCTGTTGATATCAGAGGCGATCCAGCTTCTAAGAAACATACTGGAAAATGGAGAGCCTGCTACTCCATTCTAG GTGGCGAGTTTTGCGGTGCTTTAGCGTACTATGCAGTTGGGACAAACCTTGTGAGTTATCTGACCAAGGTGCAGAAGCAAAGCAATGTTGCTGCAGCGAGCAATATCGCTTCGTGGCAGGGCACCTGCTACCTCACTCCTATTCTTGGAGCATTCTTGGCAGATTCATACTGGGGCAGACATCGAACTATTGTGATTTCCCTGATGATCTTTACCATT GGAATGGTTCTGCTTACACTTTCAGCAGTTGTTCCAGCAAGCATGCACACAATGGTGATCCCACCTCAGGAACTTTTGCCTTCACTGGGCCTGTTCCTGACTGCTCTAGGCTTAGGTGGAATGTGGCCATGTGTTCCCACATTTGGAGCTGACCAGTTCGATGACACAGATGCCACAGAGAAGGTGCAGAAGGAGCTATATTACAACTGGTACTTCTTCGCCGTCAATGGCGGTTTCTTCATTGCCAGCACACTCCTCGTGTGGGTGCAGGACAACTGTGGATGGGGATGGGGCTTTGGGATCCCTACGCTGTTCTCAGCGACCGGTATTGTTGGGTTTCTTGCATGTATGAAGCTTTACAGGTACCAGAAACCGGGAGGAAGCGCCCTCACTAGGATTTGCCAGGTTGTCGTTGCAGCCACTCGCAAGATCAATGTGGATGTGCCAGATGATAGCTCTCTTCTGTATGAAATGCCTGGAAAGGAGGCAGCAATCGTAGGGAGCAGGAAACTGATGCATACTGATGGACTAAG GTTCTTTGATCGAGCTGCCACTATCACTGCCTCTGACGAAACATCTAGTAGTATACCTAGTCCATGGAAGCTTTGCACAGTGACACAAGTGGAGGAACTGAAGATCTTGGCAAGAATGTTGCCTGTCCTACTAGCTGGCATAATTTTCAACACTGCTGAAGCTTTCTTCCCTCTGTTCATCGAGCAAGGACAAGTCATGGACAACCATATCGATGGTTTTTCCATTCCTCCAGCCACTCTGACGACCTTCAATTGTCTCTGTATCCTCATCTTGGCTCCATCTTACAACAAAGTTCTCGTTCCAGTTCTAAGTAGGATCACTGGCACGAAGAGAGGTCTGTCTGAACTCCAACGAATTGGTGTCGGTATGGTTTTCTCTATGCTTTCGCTTGTTTCAGCAGCACTGGTAGAGATGGTGCGCCTCGACATCGCGAAGGAGGGAGGCCTAGTGCACCATAATTCTGCGGTCCCGATGAATATCCTGTGGCAGGGACCACAGTATTTCTTCATAGGTGTAGCAAAAGTATTCACTGTGGTCGGTTTCATCGAATTTGCGTATGAGCAGTCTCCTGATGCAATGAGAAGCTTGTGTCAGGCTTGCTCTCTCATCATGATCACGCTTGGGAGCTACCTAGTCTCTGTCATTCTGAAATTCATCAATTCAGTGACAGGGGAAAGATGGAGCCATGGCTGGATCCCGGAGAACCTCAATGAAGGGCATCTGGATCTATTCTTCTGGTTGATGGCAGGAATGCAGCTGCTGAATGTGCTTGTATTTGCGTATAGTGCCTCGAGGTACAAGCGCAAACTAGCTAGTTAA